One Amaranthus tricolor cultivar Red isolate AtriRed21 chromosome 10, ASM2621246v1, whole genome shotgun sequence genomic window carries:
- the LOC130826110 gene encoding WAT1-related protein At5g07050-like has protein sequence MENKGIESNSLLEKSKPYIAMICLQFGYAGMNIVTKVSLNGGMSHYVLVVYRHTFATLVIAPFALLERGIRPKMTFPIFLQIFVLGLLGPVIENNLYYMGLKYTSTTFSCAMSNMLPAMIFIIAFICRTEKVDLKRLRCIANVVGTIITIVGAMLMTLYRGHVIYLFRSAHIRPPHISTAIAGVAPAVNRDWIMGSILLVLATLAWAAFFILRAITLRKYKAQLSLATLVCFLGTLQSIVVTFVMEHNPSAWTIGWDMNLLAAAYAGVITSGIAYYVQGVVMEKKGAVFVTAFSPFMMIIVAFMGSYILAEKIYAGGVLGAVLIVIGLYTVLWGKYKEYKEIEAQEIIPETIKCVENANFKTRMSTILEDFDLDDVEWQRNVGPSHTLPTMIISSPMSRLPMLAMEAPKKTSNLG, from the exons atgGAGAATAAAGGAATAGAAAGCAATAGTTTGTTAGAGAAAAGCAAGCCATACATAGCTATGATTTGCTTACAATTTGGGTATGCTGGGATGAACATTGTCACTAAGGTTTCCCTCAATGGTGGAATGAGCCACTATGTCCTTGTCGTTTATCGCCACACCTTCGCAACTCTAGTCATTGCTCCTTTTGCCCTTCTTGAGAG GGGAATTAGGCCAAAGATGACATTTCCAATATTCTTACAAATTTTTGTGTTGGGTCTTCTTGG aCCAGTAATTGAGAACAATTTATACTATATGGGATTGAAATACACATCTACAACCTTCTCATGTGCCATGAGCAACATGCTTCCTGCCATGATATTCATCATAGCCTTCATATGCAG GACGGAGAAGGTGGACTTGAAAAGGCTGAGATGCATAGCCAATGTGGTGGGAACTATAATAACAATTGTTGGTGCTATGTTGATGACATTGTACAGAGGTCATGTCATCTACTTGTTTCGGTCTGCTCATATTCGTCCTCCTCATATCTCTACAGCGATTGCTGGAGTTGCACCCGCTGTAAATAGAGACTGGATTATGGGTTCTATTCTTCTGGTTTTAGCTACCTTGGCTTGGGCTGCTTTTTTCATTCTTCgg GCAATAACATTGAGGAAATACAAAGCACAACTTTCACTAGCAACATTAGTATGCTTTTTGGGTACCTTGCAATCAATTGTTGTCACCTTTGTTATGGAGCACAATCCCTCTGCATGGACTATTGGTTGGGACATGAATCTTCTAGCTGCTGCTTATGCT GGCGTAATAACATCTGGAATTGCATATTACGTACAAGGTGTGGTCATGGAGAAAAAAGGAGCCGTTTTTGTCACTGCCTTTAGCCCTTTTATGATGATCATTGTGGcttttatgggttcttatatCCTCGCGGAGAAGATTTATGCCGGAGG TGTTCTCGGGGCTGTATTGATAGTGATAGGATTATATACTGTACTATGGGGCAAGTACAAGGAGTACAAGGAAATTGAAGCTCAAGAGATAATTCCTGAAACCATCAAGTGTGTTGAAAACGCGAATTTTAAAACGAGAATGAGTACCATCTTGGAGGACTTTGACTTAGACGATGTCGAATGGCAAAGAAATGTTGGACCTAGCCACACACTTCCTACCATGATCATAAGCTCTCCGATGTCACGACTTCCCATGCTAGCCATGGAAGCACCAAAGAAGACAAGTAACTTAGGGTAA